TGTTGATCAGCGGTTCCGGGCCGCCGACGCAGGTCCAGGTGTCGTCCCAGAGCGCGGAGACCAGCCATGATCGATCGGCGGGGAAGAACAGGTCGGGTAGCGATCCTTGGCCGTGGCGCATATGACCGGTTCGCCAGGTGAGCGCCTGCTCGGGTCCGGCTTCGACCAGGACGTACGGCCAGTTCCAGTAGAGAGACACCCTGGGGGCGCGCGGAAAGACGATGTCGTGCGCGCCGGTGTCGAGGTAAGCCAGCCACCAAGGCTGTTCGGGGGTCTGCGTGACGAGGTCCTCGACCAGGGCGTGCTCGTAGGCGGCGGCGGTGACGTCGTCGGCCTGGTACGTGGTGGCGTAGGCGTCGAAGATCGGCGGGATGGCGGTGGCGATCGAGATGCCGGCAGTGGTGTGACCGGCGATCCACTCCACGTCGGTGGCGGCGCCGATCCGCCAGCTCCGCCCGTCCTTGGTGACCCGCACACCGCTATTGAAGTCGCTGCGGTGACGGTTGGCGTAGGAATCGGATCGACCCAGGCCTGCGGCAGGACGCCGACCCGGTGAGCGCAGGGTGCACCACTCTGATTCATTACGCACAAGAACTGTCATTATGGTGTAGCGACGATATGTCCAGACTGTCCGAACCAATTTTCGGATTACCGGTAATGACAATCCAGTAATGAAGGCGCGCTGCGGGGCCGGCTTCACCGAACCTCCGGCGTCGACGCGGCGGGCGAAAGGGCTGGACGGGGCGATGCCCGGGCTTGTAACTTCCAGGTGCCTGTGACACCGCCCGAGGAGGTGAGACCCATGAACGACGTTTCGATGTGGGTGCTCCCCCGTCCCGTCACGGCCGCGCGACTGACGTAGGTGTCGCCGGGAGCGCCTCCCCCATGAGGCTCTCCCGAAAGGCAACACCTGTGCACTCTGCCCACGGCACCGAATACGACGTGATCATCGCGGGCTGCGGTCCGACCGGCGCGATGCTCGCCGCGGAACTGCGCCTGCACGACGTACGGGTCCTCGTCCTGGAGAAGGACACCGAGCCGGCGTCGTTCGTCCGCATCGTCGGCCTGCACATCCGCAGCATCGAGCTGATGGCGATGCGCGGGCTGCTGGAGCGCATCCGTGAACGCGGACGGCAGCGCCCGGCCGGCGCCTACTTCGCCGCCATCGACAAGCCCGCGCCCGCGAACCTGGACTCCGCGCACGCGTACCTGCTGGGCATTCCGCAGCCGGTCATCGTCCAGCTGCTCGAAGAACACGCGATCAACCTGGGCGCACAGGTCCGGCACGGGTGTGCGGTGGTCGACGTCGCGCAGGACGACCAGGGGGTGACCGTCCGACTGGCCGACGGGGAACAGCTGCGCTCGCGCTACCTCGTCGGCTGTGACGGCGCGCGCAGCACCGTACGCAAACTGCTCGGCGTCGGTTTCCCCGGCGAGCCCTCGCGCAACGAGACGCTGATGGGTGAGATGGAAGCGGGCGTGCCGCCGGAGGAGGTCGCCGCCACGGTGTCCGAGGTCCGCGAGACCGACAAGCGCCTGATCGTCGCCCCCGCGGGCGCGGCAAGGTATCGCGTCGTGGTTCCCGCCGCGGGCGTCAGTGACCGTGCGGAGCCGCCCACCCTCGAGGACTTCCGGCGACAGTTGCGCGCGGTCGCCGGCACCGACTTCGGCGTGCACTCCCCGCGCTGGTTGTCCCGCTTCGGGGACGCCACCCGGCTGGTCGACCAGTATCGGGTCGGGCGCGTGCTGCTGGCCGGCGACGCCGCGCACATCCATCCGCCCATCGGCGGGCAGGGCCTCAACCTGGGCGTCCAGGACGCGTTCAACCTCGGCTGGAAACTGGCCGCGCAGGTCCGCGGCTGGGCGCCGCAGACACTGCTGGACACCTACCAGGCGGAACGTCGTCCGGTCGCCGCGGACGTGCTGGACAACACCCGCGCACAGACGGAACTGCTCTCCGACGGGTCGGGCCCACGGGCCGTACGCAGGCTGCTCACCGAACTGATGGACATCGACGAGGTGAACCGCCGCCTGCTCGAGAAGATCACCGGGATCGGCGTCCGCTACGACCTCGGCCCCGGCCCCGACCTGCTCGGTCGCCGCCTGCCCGACCTCGACGTGACGCCGGGCCGCCTCTACGGGCTGCTGCGTCGCGGCCGCGGCCTGCTGCTGGACCGCACCGAACGCCTGACCGTCGGCGGCTGGTCGGACCGGGTCGACCACCTCGCGGACCCAGGTGCGGCGCTGGACGTTCCGGCTGTTCTGCTCCGCCCGGACGGCCACGTCGCCTGGATCGGCGAGGACCAGCAGGACCTGGACGACCACCTCTCCCGCTGGTTCGGCACGCCCACCTGACTCGAAACCGGTTGAGCCCGCCATCCGCGTTCCCGTAGGTTGCGCCTACCCCCGCCGCCGTGAGGACAGAGGACGACCCGCGTGACCCCGCCTGCTCTCTAGACCTGACACCTTTCTCCACTCACCTGTAGCCGACGTATCCGTCGGTACTGCCGGGCTGCCCTGGTGCGCCCGGCCCTACAGCGTCCGAGGCCGCGCGTGATCGGCCTCGTGTCAGGTCTAGAGATCAGGTCTAGAGATCATGTCTTCACAACCTCATATCGTGCTGCCCTGGGTCGTTCGCCGGACCAGGCTGCCGCTGCTGTCGTTGCGGTGCGTGGACTGCCGTTCGGGGTCGGCGACCACCGGCGCGGGCCGGTTCCGCGTCAACGCCAACGGCAAGCTGCTGGACGTGTGGCTGCTGGTCCGCTGCGTGTCCTGCGATCGGACGAGCAAACTCGCCGTGCACGAGCGGACGCCGGTCAGCGCCTTCGATCCGGTCGAGCTGCGCGGCTACCAGCTCAACGATCCAGGGCTGGTGGCGTCCCGGCTGCTGGACCCGCTGTTCGCCCGGCGCAACCGGTACGCCCTGGACTGGACGGGCGCCTGGCAGCTGATCACCCCGTCGGCGTGGCCCGACGACGCGTGGCCGGTGCACGTGGACGTCGTCTTCGACGATCCGGTGCCGGTGCGCCCGGACCGGCTCATCTCGCGCGGCCTGCGCCTCAGCCGGAACGAGGTGCTGCGCCGGGTCAAGTGCGGCGTTCCGCTGCGCCGTCCCACGGCCGCCGGATTCAGCTTCACCGTGCTGGCCGGAGAGTAGGACCCGCGGCCGGGCGGACCATCCGGCCCGCCCGGCCGCACCGGGAACTGCTTGCTCAGCCGATCCCGTCGAGGATCGGGACCAGCTGCTCCTCCTCGTACGCCAGGTGCCGCTCCAACTCGTCGGTGAGCCGGTCGACCTGCCGGCGTACCTCCGCCGGGTCTGTCCCGTCGTCGCCGACGACGGCCTGCAGCCGGTCGACCAGCTCCGCCACCCGGACGTGCTCCTCGCGCAGCCGGTCCAACGTCGGGGCCAGCTCGGGCCGCTGCGCGGCCAGGCCGACGAACATCCCCGCGTCCTCGCGGGTGTGGTGGTGGTGCAGCCCCTGGCAGACGGCCAGGCAGTTCACCCGAAGCTGCGCCCCCAACCGCGGTCCACCGGCGGCCGCCTCCCGCCGGATCAGCGCCAGCTCCCGGCGGAACGCGTCGTGGATGCGGACGAGGGCGGCCCCCCAGGACGGCGCCTCGGGTGGCCCGGCGTCGGCCGGTTCCAGCGCGATCACCGGGATCTCCCGGCTCGTCTTCGCCTGGTAGTCGGCCCAGCCGGGGTCCGCCTCGACCGCCCGGGCGAACCGCTCGTCGCGCTCCGCCCCGGCGAGGACCACGGCCCGGGCCTGGTAGGTGAAGATGCCGTCCTCGACGGTGACGAGGGGCTCGGCGAGGATGTTGCGGAACCAGTCCGGGTGGCGCGGTGCGCCGCCGGCCGAGGCGATGACCAGGATGCGGCCGCCGTCGTCGGGCAGGTAGCCCACCGGAGTCGTGTGCGGTCGCCCGGTGCGCGCGCCGGTGGTGGTGAGCAGGATCAGTCGGGCGCCCTCGAACGGGCCGGCGACCCGACCCCCGGTGGCGCGAAACTCGTCGATGATCTGTTGGTTGAAGTCGTTCGGCATGCTCCGCATTTCTTCGCTTCGGCGGTACGCGGGAACGCCGCGCACCGGTCGGGCGCGTGCGCGGTCGGGACGTGAAGAAGGGGGCGTGGCCGGCAACGGCGCACGCGGAAAAGGCAGGAGCCCGGTTGGGGCGGCGCGAAGGATGGCGGGGCACGGGCCCGCCGCGCGGTCACCCGGCGGCCGGGTACCCGACTCGCTCGTGGCCCATGGCCGACCCGGCAGTCACGTCGACGACCCTAGTTCCCGCACCGGCCGGCGGGCAACGCCGAGGCCGCACCTCGTGGCGGTCGCGCCCGATCGGACCGGTCAGCCGACGAGCGCCTGGGTGCCGAGCACCGTGAGCAGCGCCAGCCGTTCGGCGTCGTCGGTGCCGGGCTCGGCGGTGTAGACCATGATCCGCAGGTCGCTGCCCGCCACGGTCAGCACGTCACAGTCCAGGGTCACCGGGCCCACCCCCGGGTGGTCGATCGTCTTGCGCGCGCTCTCGTGCCGGCCGACCGCCCCGGACTCCCACAGCTCGGCGAAGCGGGCGCTGTTCGTCCGCAGGTCGGCGATCAGCCGTCGCAACCGCTGGTCGGCCGGGTAGCGGGCGGCGGCGGAGCGCAGGTCACCGACCAGCGCCGCCTCCAGTTCACGCCGGTCCTGCGGCGTGTACCGGGCTCGGCCGGCCGGGCCGAGGAACTGCCGCCACACCCCGTTGCGCTGGTTGCCGCGCCACCCGGACGGGTCACCCATCAACGCGGCGTAGGGCGGGTTGGCCAGCAACAACGTCCAAGAGGCGTCGTACACGGCGACGGGTGTCCCGGTCAGCCGGTCCAGCAGCCGCTGCACGCTCGGGGTGAGGTAGGCGGGCACCGTCTCCGGGCCTGGCGGCACCATCCCGGCCAGTCTGAACAGGTGGGCCCGCTCGGTGCCGGACAGCCGCAGGGCCCGGGCCAGAGCCTCGACGACCTGCGCCGACGGGTGGGAGGCGCGGCCCTGTTCGAGACGGGTGATGTAGTCGACGGAGATCCCGGCTAGCAGGGCAAGCTCCTCACGGCGCAGCCCGGTCGCACGCCGATGCCCGCCGGCCGGCAGCCCGGCGGCCTCGGGTGAGACGCGGTCACGCCAGCGACGCACCGCCTGCCCGAACTCCACCGTCGCCATGACCCCAGTGTGCGCCGACGACGCCGGAACCTGCCTGGTACCGGCAGTCCCAGGAAAACCGGACGCCTGGCAGACCGCGCCGGCGCGCCGGACCGTGGAGGGCATGACGACAACACTCATCACCGGAGCGAACAAGGGTCTCGGCTTCGAGACCGCCCGGCGGCTCGTCGCCGCCGGCCACACCGTCTACCTGGGCAGCCGGGACGCCGAACGCGGACGCCGGGCCGCCGAGCAGCTCGGCGCACGGCTGCTCGTCCTCGACGTCACCGACGACGCCTCGGTTTCGGCCGCCTTGAAGGCCGTCGAGGCCGACGGCGGGCTGGACGTGCTGGTCAACAACGCCGGGATCGAGGGGCGGACGCCCGACGGGGGCGTCGTCGGCGCGGCGGAGGTCACCGCCGAGTCGATGCGCCCGCTGTTCGAGACGAACGTCCTCGGCGTGGTACGGGTCACCCACGCGTTCCTGCCCCTGCTGCGGCGCTCCGCCGCACCCGTCGTGGTCAACGTGAGCAGCGGCCTGGCCTCGCTGGCCCGCGTCACCGCCGAGGGCACCCCGTCGTACGCCTACCCCGGGGTCGCGTATCCGGCGTCGAAGGCCGCGCTGAACATGGTCACCGTCCAGTACGCGAAGGCGTTCCCCGACATCCGGATCAACGCGGTGGAGCCCGGCTACACGGCCACGGACCTGAACATGCGGACGGGCACCCAGACCGTCGAGCAGGGTGCGGAGATCATCGTTCGGATGGCGCAGATCGGCCCCGACGGACCGACGGGCGGCTTCTTCGACGTCGAGGGCCGCCTGCCCTGGTGACCGGTCCGGCGAGGTAGCGGGAGGTGGTGCCGCGCCCGGCGTCAGCCCTGGTCGGCGCGGCGGACGTGCCGGTGTCCGTCGCGCGGGAACGGCGGCCGGGCGGGCAGCACCTCCTGGAACCGGAAGCCGGTCTTCTCGGCCACCCGGCAGGAGGCCGCGTTGTCCACCTGGTGCAGCAGCTCCAACCGGGCCAGGCCGGTGTCGCCGAAGCGGGCGAACGCCCAGCGGCTCATCGCGTCCAACGCCCGGCCGGCGACGCCGCGCCCGCGCGCCGGTGCGGCCGTCCAGTAGCCGACCTCGGCGTCCGGGCGTCCCGGTGTGACCTGTTTCAGCACGACGTTCGCCACCAGGCGCTCGCCGGCCTCGGTGTCCGGTTCGAGCACGGCGAAGCTGAACGCGGAGCCGTCCGCCCAGCCCTGCCGTCGCTGCGCCAGCCACCGGTCGGCGTCGGCCGGGCTGGTGACGTGGAACCGGGTCCAGCGCAGCAGCACCGGGTCCTGGTAGGCGGTCAGCAGGGCGTCCCGGTCGTCGTCGCGCCACGGTCGCAGGATCAGCTCCGGCGCGGACGCGCGTGCCGGCGCGCGGAGAATGCTCGACATGCGGCCAGTCTGCCGCCTCGGGCCGCGACGCGGTGGCCCGGCGGCGGCGTCAGGCGGCGGACCGGCGGCGCCAGGGCAGCCAGGACCAGGGCGTACGCGGTGCGCGCGCCGGCGGCTCGGCCGGTGCCGCCGTGGTCGCGGCCGCGGGGCGGCGTTCCTCGCGCCAGCGGCGGACCACCGCGTCGACGTCGACCGGTCGCACCACCACGCGCGGGCCGGTCGGGGTGCGCAGCCACGCCATGACCTCGGCGTTGAGGACCGCGCAGAACGCGCGGACGGCCTGCTCGGTGGGCAGGTCACGGACCTCGTCGGGCACCTGTTCGATGCGGCGGCGCAGCTGCAGCGGGGTGGGCAGCAGCAGGTGGGCGGGTAGCTTCTCCCGCTCCATGAAGCTCCTGATCCACCAGCCCTCGTCGTAGGGCAGGTTGCGGCCGGGGATCGGCTTGCCGGCGCCGGGCAGGTTGTCGAACTCGCCGCGCTCCTGGGCGGAGCGGATCTGCGCCTCGACCGCCGCTTCCCACATGTTGCTCATTTCCGACACCTCCCCGGGTCACACGGTAACGCGCCGCCGGCCGGCGGCTGCCCGCCACGCACAGCGCCCGCCCGTCCGCGGGGCATTCCCGGCCGGGCGCGGGGGTGGCCGCCACCACGCGCGCGGCCGGGGCGCGAGCGGTGGTCAGCGCGCCCGGTCGCGGGCCCGGCGGACCATTCCGGCGG
This genomic stretch from Micromonospora krabiensis harbors:
- the rox gene encoding rifampin monooxygenase, with translation MHSAHGTEYDVIIAGCGPTGAMLAAELRLHDVRVLVLEKDTEPASFVRIVGLHIRSIELMAMRGLLERIRERGRQRPAGAYFAAIDKPAPANLDSAHAYLLGIPQPVIVQLLEEHAINLGAQVRHGCAVVDVAQDDQGVTVRLADGEQLRSRYLVGCDGARSTVRKLLGVGFPGEPSRNETLMGEMEAGVPPEEVAATVSEVRETDKRLIVAPAGAARYRVVVPAAGVSDRAEPPTLEDFRRQLRAVAGTDFGVHSPRWLSRFGDATRLVDQYRVGRVLLAGDAAHIHPPIGGQGLNLGVQDAFNLGWKLAAQVRGWAPQTLLDTYQAERRPVAADVLDNTRAQTELLSDGSGPRAVRRLLTELMDIDEVNRRLLEKITGIGVRYDLGPGPDLLGRRLPDLDVTPGRLYGLLRRGRGLLLDRTERLTVGGWSDRVDHLADPGAALDVPAVLLRPDGHVAWIGEDQQDLDDHLSRWFGTPT
- a CDS encoding DUF1062 domain-containing protein, with the protein product MLPWVVRRTRLPLLSLRCVDCRSGSATTGAGRFRVNANGKLLDVWLLVRCVSCDRTSKLAVHERTPVSAFDPVELRGYQLNDPGLVASRLLDPLFARRNRYALDWTGAWQLITPSAWPDDAWPVHVDVVFDDPVPVRPDRLISRGLRLSRNEVLRRVKCGVPLRRPTAAGFSFTVLAGE
- a CDS encoding nitroreductase/quinone reductase family protein; amino-acid sequence: MPNDFNQQIIDEFRATGGRVAGPFEGARLILLTTTGARTGRPHTTPVGYLPDDGGRILVIASAGGAPRHPDWFRNILAEPLVTVEDGIFTYQARAVVLAGAERDERFARAVEADPGWADYQAKTSREIPVIALEPADAGPPEAPSWGAALVRIHDAFRRELALIRREAAAGGPRLGAQLRVNCLAVCQGLHHHHTREDAGMFVGLAAQRPELAPTLDRLREEHVRVAELVDRLQAVVGDDGTDPAEVRRQVDRLTDELERHLAYEEEQLVPILDGIG
- a CDS encoding helix-turn-helix transcriptional regulator, whose amino-acid sequence is MATVEFGQAVRRWRDRVSPEAAGLPAGGHRRATGLRREELALLAGISVDYITRLEQGRASHPSAQVVEALARALRLSGTERAHLFRLAGMVPPGPETVPAYLTPSVQRLLDRLTGTPVAVYDASWTLLLANPPYAALMGDPSGWRGNQRNGVWRQFLGPAGRARYTPQDRRELEAALVGDLRSAAARYPADQRLRRLIADLRTNSARFAELWESGAVGRHESARKTIDHPGVGPVTLDCDVLTVAGSDLRIMVYTAEPGTDDAERLALLTVLGTQALVG
- a CDS encoding SDR family NAD(P)-dependent oxidoreductase, translated to MTTTLITGANKGLGFETARRLVAAGHTVYLGSRDAERGRRAAEQLGARLLVLDVTDDASVSAALKAVEADGGLDVLVNNAGIEGRTPDGGVVGAAEVTAESMRPLFETNVLGVVRVTHAFLPLLRRSAAPVVVNVSSGLASLARVTAEGTPSYAYPGVAYPASKAALNMVTVQYAKAFPDIRINAVEPGYTATDLNMRTGTQTVEQGAEIIVRMAQIGPDGPTGGFFDVEGRLPW
- a CDS encoding GNAT family N-acetyltransferase — encoded protein: MSSILRAPARASAPELILRPWRDDDRDALLTAYQDPVLLRWTRFHVTSPADADRWLAQRRQGWADGSAFSFAVLEPDTEAGERLVANVVLKQVTPGRPDAEVGYWTAAPARGRGVAGRALDAMSRWAFARFGDTGLARLELLHQVDNAASCRVAEKTGFRFQEVLPARPPFPRDGHRHVRRADQG
- a CDS encoding DnaJ family domain-containing protein codes for the protein MSNMWEAAVEAQIRSAQERGEFDNLPGAGKPIPGRNLPYDEGWWIRSFMEREKLPAHLLLPTPLQLRRRIEQVPDEVRDLPTEQAVRAFCAVLNAEVMAWLRTPTGPRVVVRPVDVDAVVRRWREERRPAAATTAAPAEPPARAPRTPWSWLPWRRRSAA